In Duganella zoogloeoides, a single genomic region encodes these proteins:
- a CDS encoding NAD(P)H-hydrate dehydratase has protein sequence MKPLYRTADIRAIEHAAAAMLPEGELMRRAGHAAACAAQRLLSCPPAAASTAERLPARAPVPETAHTPSQGPAQASVQVPARTPAQGSAHVSAPGSAPGLALQQVLVLAGPGNNGGDALEAAAHLAAAGIAVTVGHVAPTATQSPERAAAWQRATAAGARLVEALPPAAHASSCRAPGGNGALIVGGLPNAAPPEADRQMATVDEFMAAALQAADWQLVLDGLFGIGLARPVAGGLRQLVEAVNRLPCPVLALDVPSGLDADTGAIVGTDGIALRASHTITFIGDKPGLHTNEGRDHAGSVEVADLDIDPALFPPTPLHLNQPELFSGYLHARRHSGHKGTYGNVAVIGGGPGLRGAPLLSARAALHAGAGRVYVLFPEDPLPADSGQPELMCRLADGYDFERATLAIGPGLGDSAAAADLLARAIASNSALLIDADALNLLARDPHLQHALAHRNKNAVLTPHPLEAARLLGATVATVQADRVAAARTLAARLQAVVVLKGSGTVIAAPDGHCVINPTGNPALATAGTGDVLSGVCAALLAQGCPPWPAALAAVWLHGAAADALVVSGIGPIGMTAGELVPAIRTALNRLAS, from the coding sequence ATGAAGCCACTTTACCGCACTGCCGACATCCGCGCCATCGAACACGCTGCCGCCGCCATGCTGCCCGAGGGCGAGTTGATGCGCCGCGCCGGGCACGCTGCAGCGTGCGCCGCGCAGCGCCTGCTATCCTGTCCGCCTGCTGCCGCCAGCACAGCGGAGCGGCTCCCTGCCCGGGCACCGGTGCCGGAAACGGCGCATACACCGTCGCAGGGTCCGGCGCAGGCATCGGTGCAGGTTCCGGCGCGGACACCGGCGCAAGGTTCGGCGCATGTATCGGCACCGGGATCGGCACCGGGACTGGCATTGCAGCAGGTACTGGTGCTGGCCGGGCCCGGCAATAACGGCGGCGACGCGCTGGAAGCTGCGGCCCACCTGGCTGCGGCCGGCATTGCGGTGACCGTGGGGCACGTCGCGCCCACAGCCACGCAGTCGCCTGAACGGGCCGCTGCCTGGCAGCGCGCGACAGCAGCGGGCGCGCGCCTGGTCGAGGCATTGCCGCCGGCTGCGCATGCCAGCAGCTGTCGCGCGCCGGGCGGCAACGGCGCCCTCATCGTCGGCGGTTTGCCCAACGCGGCACCGCCCGAGGCCGACCGGCAAATGGCAACCGTCGACGAATTTATGGCGGCAGCCTTGCAGGCGGCGGACTGGCAACTGGTGCTCGATGGCCTGTTCGGCATCGGCCTGGCGCGGCCCGTCGCCGGCGGCCTGCGCCAACTGGTGGAAGCAGTCAACCGGTTGCCTTGCCCGGTCCTCGCGCTCGACGTGCCGAGCGGCCTCGATGCCGACACCGGCGCCATCGTCGGGACCGACGGCATCGCGCTGCGCGCCAGCCACACCATCACGTTTATCGGCGACAAGCCCGGCCTGCACACCAACGAGGGCCGCGACCATGCGGGTAGCGTCGAGGTGGCGGACCTGGACATCGACCCGGCGCTGTTCCCGCCGACGCCACTGCATCTGAACCAGCCGGAGCTGTTCTCCGGCTACCTGCATGCGCGGCGCCACAGCGGCCACAAGGGCACTTACGGCAATGTTGCCGTCATTGGGGGCGGACCCGGCCTGCGCGGGGCGCCGCTCTTGTCGGCACGCGCGGCGCTACACGCCGGCGCCGGCCGCGTCTACGTGCTGTTTCCCGAAGATCCGTTGCCAGCCGATAGCGGCCAGCCCGAACTGATGTGCCGCCTGGCCGACGGCTACGACTTCGAGCGCGCCACGCTGGCCATCGGCCCCGGCCTCGGCGACTCGGCCGCGGCCGCAGACCTGCTGGCGCGCGCCATCGCCAGCAACAGCGCATTGCTGATCGATGCCGACGCCCTCAACCTGCTGGCCCGCGACCCGCACTTGCAGCACGCCCTTGCCCACCGCAACAAGAACGCCGTGCTGACGCCCCATCCACTGGAAGCGGCGCGGTTGCTGGGCGCCACCGTGGCCACCGTGCAGGCCGACCGCGTGGCCGCAGCACGCACGCTGGCCGCGCGCCTGCAGGCGGTGGTGGTATTAAAGGGGTCGGGCACCGTGATCGCCGCACCGGACGGCCACTGCGTGATCAACCCCACCGGCAACCCGGCGCTGGCCACGGCCGGTACCGGCGACGTGTTGTCCGGCGTTTGTGCCGCACTGCTGGCGCAAGGTTGCCCGCCGTGGCCGGCTGCGCTGGCGGCAGTGTGGCTGCATGGTGCGGCAGCCGATGCGCTGGTGGTCAGCGGCATCGGCCCGATCGGCATGACGGCCGGCGAACTGGTGCCGGCGATCCGCACTGCCCTGAACCGGCTCGCTAGCTGA